The Rhinopithecus roxellana isolate Shanxi Qingling chromosome 9, ASM756505v1, whole genome shotgun sequence genome contains a region encoding:
- the KLHL38 gene encoding kelch-like protein 38, producing the protein MVSLRARGRNSPGGQARPGTSGCHRSKTKMDEESADGLLFKDHDFSSDLLRQLNGLRQSRILTDVSICAGGWEIPCHRNVLASSSPYFRAMFCSSFREKSEAKVQLKGIDPPTLDQIISYVYTGEARIDADNVLPVMEAASMLQFPKLFEACSSYLQSQLAPSNCLGMIRLSEILSCETLKKKAREVALTSFPEVAASADLKELCALELRDYLGDDGLCGEEEKVFEALMVWIKHDLQARKRYMQELFKQVRLQYIHPAFFQHFIANDALLQSSPACQIILETAKRQMFSLCGTSAPDCKLLLHVPPRNSYQDFLILLGGRKDSQQTTRDVLLYSKQTGQWQSLAKLPTRLYKASAVTLHRSVYVLGGMAVSSGRSLVSHNIYIFSLKLNQWRLGEPMLVARYSHRSTTHKNFIFSIGGIGEGQELMGSMERYDSICNVWESMASMPVGVLHPAVAVKDQRLYLFGGEDIMQNPVRLIQVYHISRNSWFKMETRMIKNVCAPAVVLGERIVIVGGYTRRILAYDPQSNKFVKCADMKDRRMHHGATVMGNKLYVTGGRRLTTDCNIEDSASFDCYDPETDTWTSQGQLPHKLFDHACLTLQCIPHTFALP; encoded by the exons ATGGTTTCCCTCAGAGCTAGAGGTAGAAACTCTCCAGGGGGACAAGCCAGACCAGGCACCAGTGGATGTCACCGCAGCAAAACAAA GATGGACGAGGAGTCTGCAGATGGGCTGCTCTTCAAAGATCATGACTTCTCTTCTGACTTGTTGAGGCAGCTCAATGGCTTAAGGCAAAGCAGAATCCTGACTGACGTGAGCATCTGTGCCGGTGGCTGGGAGATCCCCTGCCACCGCAACGTGCTGGCCTCCAGCAGCCCCTACTTCAGGGCTATGTTCTGCAGCAGCTTCCGGGAGAAGAGTGAAGCCAAAGTGCAGCTGAAAGGCATTGACCCCCCAACCCTGGACCAGATCATCTCCTACGTGTACACGGGGGAGGCACGCATCGATGCTGACAATGTCCTCCCCGTAATGGAGGCCGCCTCCATGCTACAGTTCCCCAAGCTGTTTGAGGCCTGCTCCTCATACTTGCAGAGCCAGCTGGCCCCCAGCAACTGCCTGGGCATGATCAGACTCTCAGAAATCTTAAGCTGCGAGACCCTCAAGAAGAAAGCCAGGGAGGTGGCACTGACGTCCTTCCCAGAGGTGGCCGCATCAGCCGACCTGAAGGAGCTCTGTGCCTTGGAGTTGAGAGACTATCTGGGAGATGATGGGCTCtgtggggaggaagaaaaggtgTTTGAGGCCCTCATGGTTTGGATCAAGCATGACCTCCAGGCCCGGAAGCGATACATGCAGGAACTGTTCAAGCAGGTCAGGCTGCAGTACATCCACCCGGCCTTCTTCCAACACTTCATCGCCAACGATGCCCTCCTGCAGTCCTCACCTGCATGCCAGATCATCTTGGAGACCGCCAAAAGACAGATGTTCTCTTTGTGTGGCACCAGCGCCCCAGACTGCAAACTCCTATTGCATGTCCCTCCAAGAAACTCTTACCAAGATTTCCTCATCCTCTTGGGTGGAAGGAAGGACAGCCAGCAGACCACCAGGGACGTCCTACTGTATAGCAAACAGACTGGCCAATGGCAGAGCCTTGCCAAACTCCCGACACGGCTGTACAAGGCCTCTGCCGTCACCTTGCACCGCAGCGTCTACGTGCTGGGGGGCATGGCTGTCAGCTCAGGGAGGAGTCTGGTCAGTCATAACATCTACATCTTCTCCCTGAAACTCAACCAGTGGAGGCTGGGGGAGCCCATGCTGGTGGCCCGCTACTCCCACAGAAGCACTACCCATAAGAACTTCATCTTCTCCATTGGGGGTATTGGAGAAGGGCAGGAGCTCATGGGTTCCATGGAAAGGTATGACAGCATCTGCAATGTCTGGGAGAGTATGGCCAGCATGCCCGTGGGGGTGCTCCACCCCGCAGTCGCTGTGAAAGACCAAAGACTCTATCTCTTTGGAGGAGAGGACATCATGCAGAACCCTGTGCGCCTTATCCAG GTTTATCATATTTCCAGAAATTCGTGGTTCAAAATGGAGACAAGAATGATCAAGAACGTGTGTGCCCCTGCAGTGGTGCTCGGGGAGCGGATTGTCATTGTGGGAG GTTACACAAGGAGGATTCTTGCTTATGACCCTCAATCCAACAAATTTGTCAAATGTGCAGACATGAAAGACCGGAGGATGCACCACGGGGCCACAGTGATGGGAAACAAACTCTACGTGACGGGCGGGCGGCGGCTGACCACGGACTGCAACATTGAAGACTCTGCCTCCTTCGATTGCTACGACCCCGAGACGGACACCTGGACATCCCAGGGACAGTTGCCACACAAGCTCTTTGACCACGCCTGCCTCACTCTCCAGTGCATACCCCACACATTCGCCCTCCCATGA